In Brevibacillus marinus, the genomic window GAGATCGGCAGCCCGGAGTGCCGCGAGCGGTTAGCGACTGTGGACGTGCCGACGGTGGCCGGTCAATTGGGAATCGGCGAACCCACGCTGCAAGATATTATCGACAGCCTGCTTCGGCCGGGGCGCGATCCGCGCGACGAACTGCCCAAACCCTTGCTGCACAAAGATGTGCTTCAGCTCAGCGATCTGCAAATCGGGATGAAGCTGGAGGGCACCGTGCGCAACGTGGTCGACTTCGGGGCCTTCGTGGACATTGGGCTGAAACATGACGGGCTGGTTCACATCTCGCAAATGAGCCGGCAGTTTGTCAAACATCCGCTGGATGTCGTTGCCGTGGGCGACATTGTCCACGTCTGGGTGCGGGAGATTGACGAACGGCGGCAGCGCGTCGGGCTGACCATGATTGAACCGTCCTACTCTTGAGGACGGCTCATTTGTTTTTCCAGGTATAAAAACCAACAGCTGTTTAACAAGCGGATTTGTCTGACGTCTTTTCCCAAAAAAGCCCGCTGCAGTTGCTTGCGCATCCATTGTGGCATAGAGGAACCTCCCGCTGCAGTTTTCCTACAGCAGTCTATGCCCATGGCAGCGAAGCGGTACCTGTCTGTTAGCCCTGCGTCTCTTCTTCCTGCAGGAATTCGAGCTGTGCCTGAAGCGCACGAATTTCCGTCAACAGGGAAACCAGCGGGTACTGCGTTTCGTGAAGTTTGGCAAAGCGCTGTTCCAACTCGTTGACGTATGTCAGGCCTGGCAGTACGGGACAATCCTGATCGTACAGGTCCAGACTGGAGCATTCGGCGATCAGTTTGGGCAAAGCGGGTTTCTGTTCACTGGTCAGCTTGTCGATCTCCTTGTATAATCGTTTGATCAAGGCTACCAGTTGGTACATGTAGGCCTCCGGCAGACTGACAAAGCAGAGGCGGCCGGCATCTGACAACAACAGGTATCGCATAGTGTTCCCCCATCCATCTCGCATATCGGATTGTTTCTATCGGATTGTTTCGGCGATCGCTCCGTCATGGTCAAGTGTAGCGTGCGGGCTAACGGAATTCAAGACAGTGCAGGTCCTTTTTGCAAAAGAGGGGTGGTGTCCATGACCGATCAGCAGCTGCAGGTGCTGGTGGAGCAAATATCGCTCGCCTACTTTGGCCGGCCCTTCCGCCATCGGGCCCGCTTTAATCCGCGCCTGCGGACGACAGGCGGGCGTTATCTGCTGACGTCCCATGATATCGAGCTGAACCCGCTTCACCTGAGGGAGCACGGCGAAGCGGAACTGATCGGGATCATCAAGCACGAGCTGTGTCATTACCACCTGCATCTGGCCGGGCGGGGCTATCGGCACAAAGACGGCGACTTCCGCAGGCTGCTCAGCCAAGTGGGCGGCTCGCGCTACTGCAAGCAGGTGGGAAACAAGGCGCGGGCCTCCGCGTTTAAATACGAGCTGCGCTGTCTCGCCTGCGGGATGTCGTACAAGCGCAAACGGAAGATGAATCCGGCCCGCTACGTATGCGGGCGGTGCCGGGGACGTCTGCAGCTGCTCGCGCTTGATGACAGGGGTGGCACGGCGGCCCCAGGTGGAAACGGGGGACCGGCATCTGTATAATGGGAAGCAAACAAGCGGGAAAGGGTGTTCGCAGTGGCGAAGGATGAATTCGCGCTCATCCGCCGCTGGACGAGCCGTGCAGCCAACCAGGAAGGGACGGGCTTGTCTGTGGGGATCGGGGACGATGCCGCCGTCTACGCTGTAGCGGAAGGGATGGAAGTCGTCGCCTGCTGTGATGCGATGATTGAGACGGTTCACTTTCTGCGGGAGACGATGGCCCCCGCGGATATCGGGTATAAAGCGATGATCAGCACGATCAGCGATATTGCCGCCATGGGCGGCATTCCCCGCTACGCGCTGGTGACGATCGGGGTAGCGCCCGGCTGGTCGGAAGCGGAATGTGCGGCGCTGTACGACGGGATCTACGAAGCGCTGGACCAGTACGGGATGCATTTGATTGGCGGCGACACGGTCACGACGCCCGACGCGCTCCACTTGTCGGTTACGGTGCTGGGAGAGGTGGAGCGGGGCAGGGCGCTGCGCCGTGCGGGGGCAAAAGCGGGAGATGCCGTTTTCGTCACCGGGCCGCTTGGCGAATCGGCGGCCGGGCTGCACGCCCTGCTGGCTGCATCCCGCAGGGGAACAGATGTGGACGGGCAGTGGGCAGCGCTGGTCAGCGCGCACCAACGCCCCCGGGCGAGCGTCACGCCCGGGCGGATGCTGCTCGCGTTTGGTTCGGTGGGTGCGCTCAACGACATCAGTGACGGCCTTGCGTCGGAATTGTGGGAGATAGCGGAAGCAAGCGGCGTACAGCTGGCGATCGAACAGCAGCGGCTGCCCGTATCCGACGCGCTGCGGCGCTACGCGGCCGCCGTTGGAGCTGATCCCTACCGCTGGGTGCTCTACGGCGGCGAAGATTACCAACTGGTCGGCACGGTGCGGCGGGAGGCGGCCGCTGCGCTGGAGCGGCTGTTCGCGGAAAACGGGCTGTTCCTCGTCTTGATCGGCCAGGTGCGGGAAGGAGAGCCGGGCGTTACCCTGATTGAACCGGGGGGATGCAGCAGGCCGCTCGCGAAGGCGGGCTTCAATCACTTTTCCCGTGCCGCTGAATGAACCATCAGGAGGAAGCAGGTATGCAGAAGAGATACAGCTGGACGTTTCACGATGTCGCCGAGACGCAGCGCTTTGCCGAGCAGTTGGCGGCGCTGCTCGCACCGGGTGATTTTCTCGCGCTCGAGGGCGATTTGGGAGCGGGGAAAACCACCTTTACGCAGGGGCTGGCCCGCGGTCTGGACATCGCTGAGCAGGTGAACAGCCCCACCTTTACGATAGTCAAGGAGTACCAAGGCCGGCTGCCGCTTTACCACATCGATGTGTACCGCATCGCCGACGATCCGGAATCACTCGATTTGGACGAGTACTTTTTCGGAGATGGCGTGTGCGTCGTGGAATGGGCCTCGCTGATTGAACCGCTGCTGCCGGAGCGGCGGCTGACGGTGACGCTGCGCCACGCCGACGGACAGACGCGGCAGTGCGATTTGACGGCGCGGGGCGAACGCTACGAAACACTGTGTGAGGAGATGGAACGTCGTGCCCATCCTGGCAATTGATACGTCCAATCTGGTGCTGAGTGTGGCTGTCGTGGATGAACAGCGGATCCTTGGCGAGTGGACGACCAACAAGCAAAAAGACCACTCCGTTCGGCTGATGGACGGGATTGCGCAACTGCTGGAGCAGCTGGAGCTGGAACCGGAGCAGTTGGCGGGGATCGCGGTTGCGCACGGGCCGGGTTCCTATACCGGAGTGCGAATCGGCGTGGCGGCGGCGAAAAGCATGGCCTGGTCGCTCGGCATCCCGCTCGTCGGCATCTCCAGTCTGGAGGTTGTCGCCGCCAATGCGCTCGGGTTCACCGGCGCGATTGTGCCGCTGTTCGACGCGCGACGGGGGCGGGTATACACCGCCTGCTACCGCTCGCAACAGCTGGACGCACTGGAGCCGCTGCTGCCGGAGCGGATCGTCCCGCTTGCCGATTGGCTGACGCTGCTGCTCGAAACACTGGATGAGGAGCCGATTCTCTTTCTCGGGGATGACGTGGTCCTCCATCAAGCGACGATCCGCTCCCGCCTGCGAGAACGCGCCAGGTTCGCTCCCCCTGCCTTCAATCACGCCCGTGCTGCCCATCTCGGCTGGATTGGCTTGCGGCGCCTGCACGCCGCGGGCGATCCGCATCTGCTCAATCCGGAGTACTTGCAAATGGCAGAAGCGGAAGCGAAATGGCTGGCAAAACAAGGAAAATAGAGGGGAATACGATGCGTGGTCACGAACAAGCGAACCAGCCGGTGCCGATCCGGTTTCGCCCGATGACGCTGGACGACGTGGGGCGGGTTAGCGAATTGGAGAAATTGGCGTTTCCCACCCCCTGGCCGGCTGATGCCTTTTACAACGAGCTGACGATCAACAAGCATGCCCGCTATATCGTCGCGGAAGTAGAGGGGGAGGTCGTCGCCTATAGCGGCATGTGGCTGTTGTTTGACGAAGCGCACATTACCAATGTGGCCGTCCATCCCCAATACCGGGGACAGGGGATCGGCGAGCGGCTGATGCGGCAGATGATGAGCCTGGCGCTGCTGGAGGGCGGGAAAAAGATGACGCTGGAAGTGCGGCCTTCCAACCTGACTGCCCGCCGGCTCTATCAGAAGCTGGGTTTCACCGAGCAAGGTATCCGCAAGAAGTACTACACGGACAATGATGAAGACGCGATTATCATGTGGGTGAATTTACGTGAACAAGCAAACTGACTCGCGCTATCTCCAGCGCATCCAGCGAACCTATCGACAACAGTCGGCGGCGGGCGGTCCCACGCTGCTGTTGGGGATTGAGACCAGCTGCGACGAGACGGCGGCGGCCGTGGTGCAGGACGGGACGACGATTCTCTCCAACGTGATCGCTTCACAGGCGGATGTCCACAAGCGCTTTGGCGGAGTCGTGCCGGAAGTGGCGTCCCGCCGCCACGTGGAACAGATCACGCTTACCGTGGAAGAGGCGCTGCGCCAGGCTGACAAAAAGCTGGAGGACATCGCGGCGATCGCGGTGACCCAGGGGCCGGGCCTGGTCGGCGCCCTCCTCGTGGGGATCGCCGCCGCCAAGGCGATCTCGTTTGCCCGCGGCATTCCGTTGATCGGTGTCCATCATATCGCCGGTCATATCTACGCCAACCGGTTTGTGACGGAGTTTCAGTTTCCCCTGGTGGCCCTGGTGGTATCCGGCGGCCACACCGAACTGATTCTGATGCGTCAGCACGGAACGTTTGAGATTCTCGGGCAGACGCGCGACGATGCTGCCGGAGAAGCGTACGACAAGGTGGCGCGCGCCCTGTCCCTGCCGTATCCCGGCGGCCCGGAGATCGACCGGCTGGCTCACGCGGGCACGCCCTCGATCCCGCTGCCGCGCGCCTGGCTGGAAGCGGGATCGTTCGACTTCAGCTTCAGCGGTTTGAAATCGGCTGTCCTGAACACCCTCAACCAAGCCAAACAGCGGGGCGAGACCATCGCCGCTGCCGATTTGGCTGCCAGCTTTCAAGCGTCGGTGGTGGAAGTGCTGGTGGAAAAAACGGTACGGGCGGCCAGCGAGTACAAGGCGAGGCAGGTGCTCCTGGCGGGGGGCGTTGCCGCCAACCGAGCCTTGCGTCAACAGTTGGCCGATCGCTGCGCCCAATTAAACCTGCCGCTGGTCATTCCGCCGCTCTCGCTCTGTACGGACAATGCCGCGATGATCGCTGCGGCCGGCTACATTTCCTACCAGCGGCGCCGGTTTGCCTCCCTTGACTTAAACGGTGTGCCCGGTTTGCCGCTGTCAGATTTATAGCTTTATAGCGTTTATAGCGGGATATAGCGGGAATCGGAAGGATCGCCTGTTTTTCGCCTCGCCTAATCGCCTAACGGCAAACGACCAGGCCGCTTGTCCACAAGCGGCAGAGAGCGACGCTGGGGAAAAGTGAAGCGGTTTGCCCACACGCTGTGGATAAACGTGCAGAACAAGGGCAAATTGGGATGAGCGCTGTGGAATAATTTGTGATTAATGTGGATAAAGCTGTTGAAAAAGTCGGCTGCGCCGCGCCTTGGCGAAGTATGCGCAGCCGATTTATCCACAAGGAGGCTTTTATGCACAGCGTACGGATCATCCGGCTGCTGCCGATGCTCATCTGGCTGCTTGCGGCCGGGGCGGGAACGGTCCTCCCCACACGCGCCCTGGCGGCAACTCCACCGCAGCAGCAAGCGAAACAGGCGATTGTCGTCTTTATTGACAACTTGTCGTTTTCCGACATGGCGCAGCTGCGCCGTTATCCACATGTGCAAAAGGGGCTGCGCGATGCCTTCTACGCGGCGCTCACCATCCGCTCGCCGGGCAGCCGCAGTGATGCAAACAGCTATCTGCTGATGGGCAGCGGGGGGCCGGCGCTGTACACGAGCCGCAGCGGTACCGTCTATCACCGTGAGGAAACGCTGCCGCTTGCCGGAATCCACGGGGAAACGACAGCGGTGGAGCGGATGATCCAGCTGCGCGGGAGCAAACCGGCCAGTTGGCGGAAAACTGCGCCGGAGCTGCTGTTTCCCGGGATCTACCGGCTCCATGCGTATAATGCGGATCGCCCGTACACGGCGCGGATCGGCTTGCTTGGCTCCACGCTTGCGGAGGCGGGCATCGCGGTCTCCCTGTACGGCAATGGCGACACGAGCGAGGGCAAACAGCGGCATGCCGCGCTGTTTGCGATCAACCGCGACGGCGAGATTGCCGGCGGCGACGTCTCCGCGCGAACGACGCAGCGGGCAGCGGGATACCCGGACGGAATCCGTACCCATTACGCTTATCTGCTGGAGCGGATCAAGCAGGAGAAAGCCGGCCTGGTTGTGGTGCAAATCGCTGACCTGGCCCGGCTGTATCGGCTGCGGGAAGACCTCGCGCCGGACCAGTTTCAGCGGCAGTACGAAGCCATCTTGGCCGATCTCGACCGGTTTCTGGGCGCGCTCCTGCAGGGGCGCAAAGCGGAGCAGCTGCTGCTGGTGACATCGCCGTCGGTCAATCCGGTCGCAGCCCAAGAGAAATCGCTGCTTACCCCGCTTTTGCTGTGGAAAGGGAACAACGGCGGCGGCGAACTGGTCTCGCTTACCACGCGGCAGCCAGGGTTGGTCAGCGGGCTGGATGTGTTGCCGACGATTCTCGCCTGGCTGTCGGTACCGCTTCCGGACGGCGTGATCGGCCATGTGATGACCGGAAGCGGCGGGGAACGGGCGGCGGCTGTGTTTTCCCCGCTGCCGCTGGCCGATCCTTCCGCAGGCAGTCCGTCTTTCTTCCCGGCGTTTCTTTCCAAAGTCAAGGAGATCGACCGCGTCTACCAAAATCGCTCCGGCATTTTGTATTCTTACGTGATGCTGCAGATTGCCATCCTGCTCGGCGCGACGCTCGCCTGGGTCTGGCAGAAGGACGGCAAACGGCCGCTTGCCTCCCGACTGCGCCGGGCCGTTCGCCTCGCGCTGTTGGCGATGCTCTTTTTTCCGGCTCTGTTCTTGCTGGAACCGCTGCTCGGCTGGCACGTCCCCGCGCCCGTCATCTTTGCGGTGATTGTGATGTTTGCGCTGGGGGGAGCGCTGTTGGTGGAAAACTGGCGGCTGCCCAAACTGTTTTTGGCCGTTGCCGGTTTTACCGTCTGCTGCATCTTGCTGGACGGGTTTACGGGAGGGGGGGCGATGCGCCGCTCCTACCTCGGCTACGATCCGGTGGTGGGCGCCCGCTTTTACGGATTGGGCAACGAATACGAAGGGGTGCTGATCGGGGCAAGCGTGTTGGCTGTCGCTTCCTTGTACGAATGGCGAAAACGGCGGCAGCATGCCCGTTTGACGCTGCCCTTTCTGCTCGCTTTGGCCGGTTTTGCGCTGACCCTCTTTTACATGGCCGCTCCCACGCTGGGCACCAATGCAGGCGGTTTTTTGGCCGGGGCGATCGCGTTTGCGATCACCCTCTTTCGCCTGGAGGGCTGGCGGATTGGCAAAGGGGGGCTCTTCTTGTGCGGCGGCAGCCTGCTCGGGGGAATTGCGCTGTTAATCGCGCTCCATCTCGGTTCGTCCGCGCCGCTTACCCATGTCGGCTTGGTGGCGGCGGATATTGTCAGCGGCAACTGGGATGACGTGCGGCAAATTGTGGAGCGCAAGCTGGAAATGAACCTGCGCTTGATTCGCGTCTCTTCCTGGAGCAAAATGTTTGTCATCTCGCTGATCGTGATCGGCTTGCTAAGTCTGCGGCCGGACCGCTTTCTGCGCCGTCTCTCGTCGCGCTATCCGTATCTTGTCCGCGGCTTTTCCGGCGTTGTCGCCGGTTCGGTGGCCGGGCTGGTGCTGAACGATTCCGGGATTGTGTCGGCGGCCACGTCGATCGTTTTCTTTGTCGCTCCGGCGCTGTTTGCCGCCCTGGGGGAAGGCGACAAGCTGCCTCCCGCCGATACGTCGGGGGCGGAACAAGCTTGAGCGCTGCCGAAGCGGCCGCCGCTTACGACTCAGCCAGAGCGGCCCACTCGTCGAGCAGCTTCTCCACTTCCGCTTTGGCCCGCTGAATGGCGTCATTTCGCTCGTTTGCCTTGCGGTGGTCGTTGTACACCTCCGGTTGGCACAGTTCCGCTTCCCACGCGGCGATCGATGCTTCGAGCGCGGAGATGGCTGCCTCGATTTCTTCCAGCCGGCGCAGCCGCTGCCGTTCCCGCCGCTTCGCCTCTTTATCCCGCTCGTAACTGGATTTCTCCGCGTTTGCGCGGGCAGCGGCGAAAGAGCCGGACTTGCCGGAAACAGCTCCGCTGTCTGCCTGTTCCGCCGCCAACTCGGCCAGTTCCTGTTTCTTTTCCACATAGTAATCGTAGTTGCCGAGATAGCTGGTCACGCCATCCGCCGACAGCTCCAACACGCGGGTGGCCATCTTGTTCAAGAAGTAGCGGTCGTGGGAGACGAACAGGATGGTGCCGGGATAGTCAAACAGGGCGTTCTCCAATACCTCTTTGCTCAAGATGTCGAGATGGTTGGTCGGCTCGTCGAAGATCAAAAAGTTCGCCTGCTTCAGCATCAGCTTGGCCAGGGAGACACGCGCCCGCTCGCCGCCGGACAGGTCGCCGATTTTTTTCAGGACGTCATCGCCGCTGAACAGGAAGTTGCCCAGCACCGTGCGCACTTCCCGTTCCGGCAGTTGCGGATATTGATCCCATAGTTCGGCGAGCACCGTCTTGTGGTCCGTCAGCTCTTGCTGCTCCTGGTCGTAGTAGCCGATGCTGACGTTGCTGCCGTATTGGATCTTGCCGGCAAGTGCCGGGAGCTGGCCGATCAGCGTTTTTAACAGCGTTGACTTGCCGATGCCGTTGGGGCCGACCAGGGCGACGCGTTCTTCCCGCTCGATGGTAAAGGAAATGTTTTGGGCGAGCGGGTGATCCGGGTAGCCGATGCGCAGCTGTTCCACCTTCAATACGTCGTTTCCGCTGGCGCGGGCGATCGCAAAGCGAAAATGCGCCGCTTTCGTTTGCGTCATCGGCTTTTCCAGCCGTTCCATCTTGTCCAGTAGCTTTCTCCTGCTTTGCGCCCGCCGCGTCGTCGAGGCGCGGGCGATGTTGCGGGCGATGAAATCCTCCAGTCTGGCGATCTCCTCCTGCTGCCTCTCATACTGCTGCTGCGCTTGTTCGATTTGCGCCGCCTTTTGCTCCAGATATTGGCTGTAGTTGCCCACATAGCGCGTCGCTTTGGCCCGCTCGATTTCGTAAATCACGGTCACCAGCTTGTCCAGAAAATAGCGGTCGTGGGAGACGACCAGGACAGCCCCTTTGTAGCCGAGCAGATACTGCTCCAGCCAGGATAACGTCTCGATATCCAGGTAGTTGGTCGGCTCGTCCAACAGCAGCAGGTCGGGCGACTGCAGCAGCAGCTTGCCCAGAGCGAGGCGGGTTTTCTGGCCGCCGCTGAGGGTGTGGATCGGCGTGTCGACATCCAGCGCGGAGAAACGCAGCCCGCTCAGGACGCCGCGGATGCTCGCTTCGTAGCTGTAGCCGCCGTGTTCGCGAAATGCTTCCGACAGCTGGGCGTAGCTTTCCGCAATTTGCCGGTAGCGTTTCTCGTCGGCCAGCACTTGTTCGTCGCCCATCAGCGCT contains:
- the rimI gene encoding ribosomal protein S18-alanine N-acetyltransferase translates to MRGHEQANQPVPIRFRPMTLDDVGRVSELEKLAFPTPWPADAFYNELTINKHARYIVAEVEGEVVAYSGMWLLFDEAHITNVAVHPQYRGQGIGERLMRQMMSLALLEGGKKMTLEVRPSNLTARRLYQKLGFTEQGIRKKYYTDNDEDAIIMWVNLREQAN
- the tsaE gene encoding tRNA (adenosine(37)-N6)-threonylcarbamoyltransferase complex ATPase subunit type 1 TsaE: MQKRYSWTFHDVAETQRFAEQLAALLAPGDFLALEGDLGAGKTTFTQGLARGLDIAEQVNSPTFTIVKEYQGRLPLYHIDVYRIADDPESLDLDEYFFGDGVCVVEWASLIEPLLPERRLTVTLRHADGQTRQCDLTARGERYETLCEEMERRAHPGN
- the tsaB gene encoding tRNA (adenosine(37)-N6)-threonylcarbamoyltransferase complex dimerization subunit type 1 TsaB, coding for MPILAIDTSNLVLSVAVVDEQRILGEWTTNKQKDHSVRLMDGIAQLLEQLELEPEQLAGIAVAHGPGSYTGVRIGVAAAKSMAWSLGIPLVGISSLEVVAANALGFTGAIVPLFDARRGRVYTACYRSQQLDALEPLLPERIVPLADWLTLLLETLDEEPILFLGDDVVLHQATIRSRLRERARFAPPAFNHARAAHLGWIGLRRLHAAGDPHLLNPEYLQMAEAEAKWLAKQGK
- a CDS encoding ABC-F family ATP-binding cassette domain-containing protein, giving the protein MILLQAEHISKAYGIETILQDISLQVQTGERVGLVGVNGAGKSTLMKILAGELSCDSGTIRKPKDVTIGYLAQDSGLESERTIWEELLSVFAHLQEEERELRRLEALMGDEQVLADEKRYRQIAESYAQLSEAFREHGGYSYEASIRGVLSGLRFSALDVDTPIHTLSGGQKTRLALGKLLLQSPDLLLLDEPTNYLDIETLSWLEQYLLGYKGAVLVVSHDRYFLDKLVTVIYEIERAKATRYVGNYSQYLEQKAAQIEQAQQQYERQQEEIARLEDFIARNIARASTTRRAQSRRKLLDKMERLEKPMTQTKAAHFRFAIARASGNDVLKVEQLRIGYPDHPLAQNISFTIEREERVALVGPNGIGKSTLLKTLIGQLPALAGKIQYGSNVSIGYYDQEQQELTDHKTVLAELWDQYPQLPEREVRTVLGNFLFSGDDVLKKIGDLSGGERARVSLAKLMLKQANFLIFDEPTNHLDILSKEVLENALFDYPGTILFVSHDRYFLNKMATRVLELSADGVTSYLGNYDYYVEKKQELAELAAEQADSGAVSGKSGSFAAARANAEKSSYERDKEAKRRERQRLRRLEEIEAAISALEASIAAWEAELCQPEVYNDHRKANERNDAIQRAKAEVEKLLDEWAALAES
- a CDS encoding hydrolase/acyltransferase — encoded protein: MRYLLLSDAGRLCFVSLPEAYMYQLVALIKRLYKEIDKLTSEQKPALPKLIAECSSLDLYDQDCPVLPGLTYVNELEQRFAKLHETQYPLVSLLTEIRALQAQLEFLQEEETQG
- the thiL gene encoding thiamine-phosphate kinase; protein product: MAKDEFALIRRWTSRAANQEGTGLSVGIGDDAAVYAVAEGMEVVACCDAMIETVHFLRETMAPADIGYKAMISTISDIAAMGGIPRYALVTIGVAPGWSEAECAALYDGIYEALDQYGMHLIGGDTVTTPDALHLSVTVLGEVERGRALRRAGAKAGDAVFVTGPLGESAAGLHALLAASRRGTDVDGQWAALVSAHQRPRASVTPGRMLLAFGSVGALNDISDGLASELWEIAEASGVQLAIEQQRLPVSDALRRYAAAVGADPYRWVLYGGEDYQLVGTVRREAAAALERLFAENGLFLVLIGQVREGEPGVTLIEPGGCSRPLAKAGFNHFSRAAE
- the tsaD gene encoding tRNA (adenosine(37)-N6)-threonylcarbamoyltransferase complex transferase subunit TsaD produces the protein MNKQTDSRYLQRIQRTYRQQSAAGGPTLLLGIETSCDETAAAVVQDGTTILSNVIASQADVHKRFGGVVPEVASRRHVEQITLTVEEALRQADKKLEDIAAIAVTQGPGLVGALLVGIAAAKAISFARGIPLIGVHHIAGHIYANRFVTEFQFPLVALVVSGGHTELILMRQHGTFEILGQTRDDAAGEAYDKVARALSLPYPGGPEIDRLAHAGTPSIPLPRAWLEAGSFDFSFSGLKSAVLNTLNQAKQRGETIAAADLAASFQASVVEVLVEKTVRAASEYKARQVLLAGGVAANRALRQQLADRCAQLNLPLVIPPLSLCTDNAAMIAAAGYISYQRRRFASLDLNGVPGLPLSDL
- a CDS encoding SprT family protein, which codes for MTDQQLQVLVEQISLAYFGRPFRHRARFNPRLRTTGGRYLLTSHDIELNPLHLREHGEAELIGIIKHELCHYHLHLAGRGYRHKDGDFRRLLSQVGGSRYCKQVGNKARASAFKYELRCLACGMSYKRKRKMNPARYVCGRCRGRLQLLALDDRGGTAAPGGNGGPASV
- the cmpA gene encoding cortex morphogenetic protein CmpA produces the protein MPQWMRKQLQRAFLGKDVRQIRLLNSCWFLYLEKQMSRPQE